The following DNA comes from Heliangelus exortis chromosome 2, bHelExo1.hap1, whole genome shotgun sequence.
CCACTTCTCTCAGCAGTTGACTTTTGAGCAAATATTTACAAGTACAATTTTAAAACGATCTAATACTCTCCTAGGGAAAGACTGAGAACACCTGGTATCTGGTACTGACAGTTTTATATTGTAcaaaagggaagataaaaacCTGTTCCAGGAAGACTTTCCATGAAATgctaaaaagtaaaaaatggaGGCATGGAAAAATTGTGGCCAACTTCTGTCTCTCATACATAAAGTCTTTTGTCGGTCTCCcaaactttggggttttttttccccctgtacaTTTAAATTAACCATAAAACCCAGGTTACCTACAATTTGTAgatgctttttgaaaaatacagacaaacaggtggtgttttgttctgtttttctcaaggttaaaatattaatatatctCATCTCAAGAAGAGCCCACAATTATGTCCTGTTTGGGTATATGACATGGACCTGAGATATATGCTACCTTATTTAATTACAATTTAACAAAtgtaactatatatatatatatatatatgactgGATCCTGATCAAAAGTTTTTTTCAACTTAAAAGGCAGGAACTTTTGCTCATTTATAAAGTGCATTTAACTACACACTGCATTGCAACAAACAACTGACAAATGCAGATGTCAGtcattctgcagagctgcatgaAACTGTTGTTTTCCTTATTGTGTATAGTACTTAGAATCAATAAAAGTAGATTCCATTACTTACTGTGTTGACCTGTCGCATTGCCTTTTGAAATTCATCCCATTCTTTGTCCATCTGATCCTTTGGAGCATCAACTTTTCGCACctgaagaacatgaaaaaaagaggcTTATTAATGGTTTTTGTCTAGTGACTCTCTGGGGGCACTGTAAAACACCTGGAGAAATAGGACAAATTATGCTGTGTTCTCAGAACTGTGTGGTCAACACACTTCAGTTTGAGTGATGCATGTGGATAAGAGAGTGCAGATGCACACGGGTTGTGGAGGAAAAATCTGACTCTGCTCCTAGATTAAAACATGCTTGACTGCAGCACTAAAAAATAATTGACTAAGAATGGAGGGTGTGGAAAGTCTGGGTTACAAAATTGACTAAGACCATTAATTTGATGGTCTGTAATTTCACTGTGTCAGGTGAGAAGTTTTAAATTCTTCTGTAAGCTGCCTGTTCAATTCTATATGGTAACTATTtcacaaaccaaaaagcagtGAATTCTTTGCCTTTGGCATAATGTAAAGTATCAAGTGATTCAGTCACTACTCTGACTGGGGTTATGTATTTAACTGTATTTAAAATCTGGTCTCACTTTGTTGCCTAACAGAAGAAATACAGTTGCATACCAATTTTAACAACAtacaaagctttttcttctgtggcaaGCAGCATTAAATATTGAGACAAGACAACTGAAAAAGTAGCATCCGTAAGAATGTGTTTAAGATCTACAGATAAGGCAATGAAAACCAGACTGTATTTTTAACAGGAGCAAATCAACAAGATAACTGTGTAACCAAAAATCTGACAATTCAAGATGAGACATAGCATATGTTAAACCCCAGATTATGTCTGGCTCTGGACTGGGTGGAAATTACATATATCTAGGAGAACTAAGCAGTCTGAACAGATTAATTAATTACACCATCTTTTTTGcattagttttaattttcttttcctcattcttctctTTTGGTAACACATCAGTCACCACCATGGTAAACATCACAGTTTAGTATGTTTTGTTCCTAAATGAATATACAAAATACAGTAGTACGAACTAAGTTTATAGAATAAATTAGAAGCTTCCAAGAAAACTACATACTGGGAAGTAATAGTcatcatttcatttttctgttctgtgattATTTCTATCATATGTATATGTACTGTGTTATTATGCATTGTGGTTGTCTTTTGTAATTCataattatttgtatttcttacaATAAATTTAAACTCtaaagatattatttttttcttgaaatatttctctAACCCAGAATTTACACACTTTAAGAATTCCTGATGTAAAGAACCAATATTTTTCAATCCCATCATCTCCTGTCCAAAGAGCTCTCTTATTTCTGACAATAATTATTTTGCTCATGATTCCAACACAGAATCACTGCAACCATCACAGTAGAAACAACGTCACAAACATTTTCCTACTGTGTATATTAGTTAAATCCCATGCTTGATTAGCTAAACTTAGGGCTGATTAAAAAGAAGAGCACCTGTAAGCAATTGGAATTTTTTAGAACAAGTATCCACTTGTAAATTTTATCAGCTTAGTAATGGATGGAAAAAAGATCACTATGCACCCACAGATACAAGCAGGTCCTCCTTTGCCTGGCTAGGCCTTGTAGAAGATTCACAACTCACAGTGAAACAAAGTATTTGAGAAGTGAAACActcatatttaaaagaaaaaaaaagaaaaaaagaaaaaaaaattaaaaagcatcttTATACATGGGCATGAGTAGTACCAAAAAGAAATCTTGCCAGAGCAAGAGACACCTAAGATTGCAATTGTGATAGTGGAACTAAGTGAACATAAAGAGACATTATTTGGAACATCTCCAAATCAGAAGTCATGCCTCCATCTCACAGTCCCATTTAAACACACCAGCAACCTTCTACAgtgtgaaaaatacagaaatatactcaaggaaaataaagactTCGAGCCTACAGCACTATTATTTCaataaagaaagcagaaaagacatCAAATCTGTAGtaaattatacaaaaaaaatatttgcattccaTGTCTTCATGGCATTAATATGAACCAAAATAGTTCAGGCATTTTCTTATATTCTGGTAAAACTGAATTACCTGGAAAAACATCTTCACTACTCATAAAATCCATACACctggcaaaaaataaaaccagcagcatCAAAGGAGCAGATCACTTACTTTTGCATCCACTTCAGGATCATCAAAGAAACCTTCTGGCAAAGCTTCAGCTGTGTTCTCCCTCCTGAAATATTTGATTGAAATATTGATATTTGATGCCTCCTGAATAATTTGACTATTACCCcaaattaaaattttacaaCTTGCTTTATTAGAAGGTTAAAAATAGTCAAgaataaaatccattttataAAAGGACCTAAAACTGAAGCAAGCTTCTTTACACCCCAAGTTCTACCTACAACCATCAAAGTTTGTTTCTTCAGCTTGGTTGAACTAACTTAGGGGGAACTGCACAGACAGGTTTAAATGTCACAGTGAAATCAAGAGCTATAGCTTAGGCTTCTTAGACTGTTCTTGCCAGTGTGTTGAGCACCCAACACGTCAACATCACAGTGTCCATTTTTGAAAACCTAAACCACTGTCTAAAAGTGTTCAAGTGAGCTGAACCATTACTACAGAGCAAGCAAATGGTTTTCTTTACACAGTTAAAACCAGTGGCTAATACTTAAAGCTTTAAATGTATCCTGTGTTAAAAACTGGGTATCTAGATGTCTAACAGACATTGTATGGCTCTGCTCCATCTTTTATCTTGTCCTTAGGGTGTGAAATACCTGCCTAAAGCAACGCTATACACAGACGTGTATACAAACTACTCTGAATACAAGCTAACAATATGACAGACTTCTAAGTGACCACTGTCTGTATTTTCTGGAGctaatatttatttacagttcCCAAATGCATCAATATTTTGACTGCTTACCTTTCCACTACCTTCTCTTGTACCTCTGCTTTCTGTATGGTTCCTGAGTGGGACAGTATAGGCGCAGCTGTAGTTTTGCTGTCAAAGAAGTCTGTAAGAAAGGACAGAAGCCTATGAACAAAAAGTACTGCTCAAGGTTATTTATAAGAAGCTCTGATTAGACAGGAACTTCAATTAATACCTTACTGAATCAAGGGAACAACAGACAGACATTATTTCACTTGACAGTCTCAAACAATTAGACCATAAAATCAATAAGCATGCTGAGAAAACACTACACAGTAACAAACTAGCTAAGAGACTCCTTGCTCTGCTTCCATTATTATGCATCCTAAAAAGCTAATGGcaataattagaaaaataaactaaaatccTTCCATCATCAGTTAAAAAACAGCTTCTACTTAGTGAATCACTTCGTGTTCCAGTCAGAATTACCTGCAGGCAGAGAATTAGCTATTACTTCTGGAGCTGGAGGTGGAACTTCGGTTTTATGCGTAATAGAAGATTTGTTTGATTGATcttgttcctcctcctcttcatcatcGTCATCATCATCGTAATTTCCTGACAATAAACTGGGACCCGGAGCCTTTGGGAGGTGTTTATTTGTGCTACCTTGCTCTGTTTCATCAAAAAAATCTGCTGGTAGCCTAGTAAAGAACACACAATAACTATTTCAAACCTCATAAAAATCAGTCATGGTCTTATCATCCAAAATCTATTCAATCTGTGAGCTATACAGTCTTTCAGATATTATGCAATACTCTAAACTGTATAGCTACTGAGGTAACCACATACTTAGAGCAGCACATACTTGTTGCTTTAAGTTCCCAAGAAATGCTCAGGGTAATTCTCAAAACGCTTcagttccattttttaattttaatattcagtatgagaaacattaataaaaatacccTATAATTAAGTATATTTGGAGCAATAGCAGCTTAGGTAATGCTGTTTCCACATTCAAAGTTTTCTGCATTGGTATACCTGCTGTCAAGacattaaaattcaaaatttataGTTCAGCAGTCGTATTAATGTCACCTAAACCTTGACAAACTTCACATATAACAAAACCAACCTCTTTCAGATACCTACTGCTGCTCAGAACTGCAGCTTTAGAAGAGCCACACGAGCTCAGCAATGAGAAAACCCAGATCTGCTTAGAACAGCTGCAACCCCCCAAGTCAAACATCATTTCAggtcatattttaaaataatcacacCAACCAGTTTAATGATCAATCGACCTTTAGACTGTTAATTTTGCACATATCAGACTCAAAATTTTCACAAGGTAAGTGTCTTCCAGAGTCAAGATAACAGCATATAATATTTATGcaagataataataatttagcCTGTGAAGAAGCACACAGGAGACATGCAGGCCTCGTGTAATAGCTAACAAGGCTACAAACATGTCCCAGTACTATCAGAAATCTGTAGTGGTAGCAAGATGCTTAGCCCAATCACTTGAAATCAAATACACTCCTATACTTGCTAAAGTTCACCCACAAGATACAAATTTACGTGCATTTTAAGTGACAAGAACATCAGTTGATGATATTTATTAGTAACTTCTGTGAGTATCATGTGAACATACATTTAAAATCTGTCTTCAGACTTCTATCTCTTCTGCAGTATGCTTGCATTACAGATAAGAGTactattttcatttcagcaaatGCATATTTCATTTATGCATTTCAGCAAACTGCATATCAACACATATTGATTCTTAAAAGTTTGATAGCAACAGTAAAGTAATCCCTGTTTTGTCACAGACATTATTTTCTCATCTGAACTGAGGAAGGCGCTACCTATGTCCAGGATTATACACCCACATTAGAAAATGAGCAGAGGGAGGGATCTGCTGATTCTCTGAACCTTTACCCTTGGCTAGGAAGATGGAACAAGGAACAGGGTGATATTACAGCAGTTGGCACAGTTATGAAAAACTCATATGTAATAAAATCTACTTACCCAGATGTAGATGTATGTGGCTTCTCGTCTGTACCTGTATAATGGCCAAGAGTCACTTCTTACAATCcgtatttttaaaagaaacatccTTCAAACAGTATCTTACTACAATAGCAAGTTCAGCAATGCacattttcatatatttcatataATTACATGTTCAGTAGtaccatggggaaaaaattaacgATCTTTTCTTTAGCATgagctaaaaaaccccacacatatGATCTGAGGTTAACAAGTGGCTTGATTCCACTGAAAAGGAATAAGGCCACTTCTTTTAGTAGCAGCAAGTGCTTCTACTGTTTAATTTAGTACTTCTGGTTCTGTTTGAATTGAGCCTACGGCTCCATGATCTAATACAACCCAATAACccagaaaaaaactaaataaactACCAAAAGTGCAGTTTTCTCCTGATCAGTAAACtcacaaaagaataaaatgatgggctttttcccttttcagcaGCAACAAGCTGTCATTAACCCAATAGTCTTGTGTACTCACACTCACTTCCAtgggaaaaagaattaaaacaacaacaaacagtAACATTCAAGATGTTACTGGCTAGTAAGATGTAAACTGACTAGATTCTGGCAAGTGCTTGGTaagtatttttctctccttaccTTTTACTCTCTTTAactctgtgttttctgattCAACAGTTTTTCGCTTGACAGGATGAGATGACGTGCTAGCAGCTGAAACAGTTGCTGTCTGCTTTGTGCCTTTTAATTCTGCAATTCTCTGTAAAGAAGTACAAAAATCAGGAGCTTTCTCAGCAGGAACTCCCAGTTTGTAGCTTAAAATACAGCACTTTTAGAACCATTTATTAAAGTGAGACAGTATAATTCCAGAACAAGACCACTGAAACAGGTATCATGGACACCAAAGCCAACACCAATTTTTTGTCAGCCTCTTGAATGATGTGGCATGGGGGCAGAGGCATTGAGGCTTGCACATGGGAGGCTGTACAAGTGAGAAAGGAAAGACTAACATCAGTGACACATGTACAGCAGTAAAACTCAGGAGGAACAAGCAGGAAGGATGGACTCACCCTAAGGTCTGGAACattaaaagtgttttaaaactgaaacacGGGATCTATATTAAAGACATGATGATCTACTTTGACATATGACATTGCCATAATGATCTACTCAAAATGCACGCAACGAACTAGGGACCCCTCCTTTACCTCAGTACTTGGGAAATTAAATGTAACATCTTTTTCCACTGGGCAGTATttgaaaggataaaaaaaacaGACCCAGGGCTGCACCCAAGTTCCCCGAAATTGCTTTACAAATGCTTTATCTATACTACTGAGTTATAAAAAACCCACACGTTTTCTTGACGACGTTTCCAGCTGGTAACATACAGATATCAAAGCAACCCCCAGGAGGGTTTCCCAGCCCCCAGCTGAGGCCAAGAGGGGAGCAGCATCACCTCCGAAGACACCGGACGACTCTCTGGAGCGCTGTCCTTCCCATAGGTTCCGGTGAACAAACAAGTCAGGACAACGCGGCTCTTCACACAACTCTCTCCAGGCAGACCCTCAGCTGTTCCCTCACCTCACAGCGCAGCAACACCCCCTCAGCCTCCGTTAAGGCTGCGTAAGCTCCCCcgtcctcccctccctctcccggTGCCCCGTTACTGCTGCACAACAAACCCCCAGACCGCGGCGGGCAGCCGGGGCTACCAGAGCTCCGGCACCGCGGCCCAGCCCGCCAGCccagggggtgggaggaggcCGGCGACCGCTCACCTCCCGGTGCTGCTTGCCCAGGACGTGGGTCTGCCAGAGCAGCTCGCTCTTCACGGGGGCGTTGCACAGCGTGCAGCTCAGGTGTCCCAGGCTGTTGTATGTGGCGGCCGCCGTTAAGGAACGCAGGGAGCCGAGGCCGCCCTCTCCCAGccaccctcctccccaccaTCCCGGCCAGCCCCGCAGCGAGGGGCTACGGAGCCCGGTGCCGAGGATATTTGGCGAAGGGCGAATCTATCCGCTTCTTTCCCGCGTTCTGACGCTGCTTTTCCCGCATGAGGCGCCGCAGCTCCTCCTGTCGCACTTGCTTCCGCCCCGGGCCCGCCCCGGCCGCCGCCATCTT
Coding sequences within:
- the ZNF830 gene encoding zinc finger protein 830, with amino-acid sequence MAAAGAGPGRKQVRQEELRRLMREKQRQNAGKKRIDSPFAKYNSLGHLSCTLCNAPVKSELLWQTHVLGKQHRERIAELKGTKQTATVSAASTSSHPVKRKTVESENTELKRVKGTDEKPHTSTSGLPADFFDETEQGSTNKHLPKAPGPSLLSGNYDDDDDDEEEEEQDQSNKSSITHKTEVPPPAPEVIANSLPADFFDSKTTAAPILSHSGTIQKAEVQEKVVERRENTAEALPEGFFDDPEVDAKVRKVDAPKDQMDKEWDEFQKAMRQVNTISEAIVAEEDEEGRLDRQIGEIDEQIECYRRVELLRNRQDLMKEKLKEAMRLKAAQEKEDEAVGSEDEEELQDLLSQDWRVKGALL